A genome region from endosymbiont of Acanthamoeba sp. UWC8 includes the following:
- a CDS encoding TIGR02186 family protein yields MRRLLFSLVIIILSLNIGVKANAGYLIADLSTKSIILNYDFKGQYITISGISTGVEEIIISVDGPVRAYRVWKKEKINGVWINAKSFTIPSEHSYFFLASTKDLYSIADLDTLRDLALDYQFENYQVQERYPQLQFDRFKEEFKLYRQALKLYPTKVESIERIGENIFRAKFYIPNYAYSGKYDVSIYAFTKGKEVNNIHLSFEVGKQGLYAAIDEISKREPLKYAVYAILIALSAGLIAGFLFRKDR; encoded by the coding sequence ATGAGACGATTATTATTCAGTTTAGTTATAATTATTTTGAGCTTAAACATAGGTGTTAAAGCTAATGCCGGCTACCTTATCGCTGATCTTTCTACAAAAAGTATTATCTTAAATTATGATTTTAAAGGACAGTATATAACTATTTCCGGGATAAGCACCGGAGTTGAAGAAATTATAATTTCCGTAGACGGACCGGTTAGGGCGTATAGGGTTTGGAAAAAAGAAAAAATAAACGGGGTCTGGATAAATGCTAAAAGTTTTACCATACCTTCCGAGCACTCGTATTTCTTCCTGGCCTCAACTAAAGACCTCTATAGTATTGCAGACTTGGATACATTAAGGGATCTTGCCCTGGACTACCAATTTGAAAATTATCAAGTCCAGGAAAGATATCCTCAACTGCAATTTGACCGATTTAAAGAAGAATTTAAGCTTTATAGACAAGCTTTGAAATTATATCCGACTAAAGTTGAGAGCATTGAGCGCATAGGGGAAAATATCTTCAGAGCAAAGTTTTATATCCCGAATTATGCTTATAGCGGCAAATATGATGTAAGTATTTATGCTTTTACAAAGGGTAAAGAAGTAAACAATATCCATTTAAGCTTTGAGGTTGGAAAGCAAGGATTATATGCGGCAATCGACGAAATATCGAAAAGGGAGCCGTTAAAATATGCTGTTTATGCAATTTTAATTGCTTTGTCGGCAGGGCTGATAGCGGGCTTTTTATTTAGAAAAGATCGTTAG
- a CDS encoding sulfite exporter TauE/SafE family protein: protein MYDIINIYLPIAEVNLNIFLIISIGIGVGILAGIFGIGGGLILVPILVAIGVPSQVAVATSTNQMTAASFSGFLAYARRKRVDYKLGVLMLIGGLAGATLGVIVFDILTELGMIDIFISLSFLVLLGIVGFTTSKDAITLLYYKFKKLERPKHQPKKLFKNLSLPLKINFISTRQEMSIFSPVLVGLIGGFLVAIMGIGGSLIMLPAMIYLLRVSEAFTAGTTHFQIIFTTILATILHSVTSHNLDIVLSTILIIGTAFGVQIGARLGSKCNPDNYRLLFALIIFILCVKVACGLVVTPQSLYTVEHLIK from the coding sequence TTGTACGATATTATTAATATATACCTTCCAATTGCTGAGGTGAACTTAAATATCTTCCTTATTATCTCAATAGGTATAGGTGTGGGGATACTTGCCGGTATTTTTGGTATAGGAGGCGGATTAATCTTAGTGCCTATTTTGGTTGCAATTGGGGTTCCTTCACAGGTTGCGGTCGCAACTTCAACTAATCAGATGACAGCGGCCTCTTTCTCCGGGTTTTTAGCTTATGCCCGCAGAAAAAGAGTGGATTATAAGTTAGGAGTATTAATGCTTATCGGCGGTTTAGCCGGAGCAACTTTAGGAGTTATAGTTTTTGATATTCTAACCGAGCTCGGAATGATTGATATTTTTATATCCTTAAGCTTTCTGGTATTGCTCGGTATAGTAGGTTTTACAACTTCAAAAGATGCTATTACATTACTATATTATAAATTTAAAAAATTAGAGAGACCGAAACACCAACCTAAAAAATTGTTCAAAAATCTATCTTTACCGCTAAAAATCAATTTTATCAGTACCAGGCAGGAAATGAGTATATTTTCGCCTGTATTGGTCGGGCTTATAGGCGGATTTTTGGTCGCAATTATGGGGATCGGAGGAAGTTTAATTATGCTTCCTGCAATGATTTATCTGCTTAGAGTTTCCGAGGCTTTTACTGCCGGTACTACCCATTTTCAAATTATATTTACTACTATACTCGCGACTATCCTGCATTCCGTAACTTCACATAATTTAGATATTGTTCTTTCAACTATCCTGATTATCGGTACGGCTTTCGGAGTACAAATTGGAGCGAGGTTGGGGTCTAAATGTAATCCTGATAATTATAGATTACTATTTGCTTTAATTATCTTTATACTTTGTGTAAAAGTAGCTTGCGGGCTGGTTGTAACTCCTCAGTCCTTATATACAGTTGAGCATCTAATTAAATGA
- the grxD gene encoding Grx4 family monothiol glutaredoxin: MDDVLSQIKNEIENNDIVLFLKGTANMPQCGFSGVVVQILNRLELPFKDINILESEELRQGIKEFSNWPTIPQLYIKQEFIGGCDIVREMYLSGQLQNLLQEKGLK; encoded by the coding sequence ATGGATGATGTACTTTCTCAAATAAAGAATGAAATAGAAAACAATGATATAGTTTTGTTTCTAAAAGGAACTGCAAATATGCCGCAATGCGGTTTTTCCGGGGTAGTAGTTCAAATTCTTAACCGCTTGGAATTACCTTTTAAGGATATTAACATTCTTGAAAGTGAGGAGTTAAGGCAGGGTATTAAAGAGTTCTCTAACTGGCCGACTATTCCTCAATTATATATTAAGCAGGAATTTATCGGCGGGTGTGATATTGTAAGAGAGATGTACCTTTCCGGTCAGTTGCAAAACTTGCTTCAAGAAAAAGGGCTTAAATAA
- a CDS encoding BolA/IbaG family iron-sulfur metabolism protein has protein sequence MPLKPDILKEMILQAFPDAEVEIIDTVGDNNHYEAKIISSKFKGIGMIAQHRLVYDALNSHLKSGELHAISLKTKAKE, from the coding sequence ATGCCATTAAAACCCGATATTTTAAAAGAAATGATTTTACAGGCATTCCCGGATGCAGAAGTTGAAATAATAGATACTGTTGGTGATAACAATCACTATGAAGCAAAAATTATTTCTTCTAAATTTAAAGGAATAGGTATGATTGCTCAACACAGGCTGGTATACGATGCCTTAAATTCCCATTTAAAAAGTGGAGAATTGCATGCGATTTCATTAAAAACAAAGGCTAAGGAGTAA
- the efp gene encoding elongation factor P, with the protein MKIDANSIRVGDVLEYNGKLWVVQKTMHTQPGKGGAYMQVEMKDMINGTKLNHRFRSSENIEKVRLDQKKFQFLYMEGDNLALMDNESYEQIYIDKEIVGEQVVFLQDGMEVNVEFYEDKPLTISLPETLVVTVKECEPVVKGQTAASSYKPAILENGVRVMVPPFISMGEKIVIKTAEIEYLERAKD; encoded by the coding sequence ATGAAGATTGATGCTAACAGCATTCGTGTAGGTGATGTGCTTGAATATAACGGCAAACTTTGGGTAGTGCAAAAAACTATGCATACTCAGCCCGGTAAAGGTGGGGCTTATATGCAAGTTGAAATGAAAGATATGATTAACGGCACCAAATTAAATCATAGATTTAGAAGTAGCGAAAATATTGAAAAAGTGCGCCTGGATCAAAAGAAATTTCAGTTCCTTTATATGGAAGGGGATAACCTGGCTTTAATGGATAACGAAAGCTATGAGCAAATTTATATCGATAAAGAGATTGTCGGTGAGCAAGTAGTATTCTTACAAGACGGAATGGAAGTAAATGTTGAGTTTTATGAAGATAAACCGCTTACGATTTCCCTTCCCGAGACTTTAGTAGTAACCGTTAAAGAATGTGAACCGGTGGTTAAAGGTCAGACCGCAGCTTCATCATATAAACCCGCAATTTTAGAAAACGGAGTTAGAGTAATGGTTCCTCCGTTTATCAGTATGGGTGAAAAAATAGTGATTAAGACTGCTGAGATAGAATACTTGGAAAGAGCTAAGGATTAA
- a CDS encoding ribonucleoside-diphosphate reductase subunit alpha encodes MCSVAAFKVEPQKLINKKEFKITLNSERDKNLTDFGKAVLVDRYLLEGETFQDLFARVAKYYADDEEHANRLYDYMSKMWFMPATPILSNGGTDRGLPISCFLNETGDSLDGIVDVWNENVWLASRGGGIGTYWGGVRSIGEKVRGNGKTSGIIPFIGVQDRLTLAISQGSLRRGSSAVYLPVWHPEIEEFIELRRPTGGDPNRKALNLHHGIVITDDFMEAVEKDDPWELKSPYDKSTIAVVKARDLWIRILTARVETGEPYLLFIDHVNDAKPEVYEKLGLEVKTSNLCSEITLATGKDHLGNERTAVCCLSSLNLETYEEWNNNEDFIPDIMRFLDNVLEDFIDKAPTSMSKAKYSAYRERSVGLGVMGLHSFLQSKMLPMESAMAKAWNLKIFKHIKQEVDKASKMLAEEKGACPDALEAGLMERFSHKTSIAPTASISIIAGNSSPGIEPYNANTYTQKTLTGSFNVRNKHLKKLLQEKEHDNDDVWSSIMNHEGSVQHLDFLSQEEKDVFKTAFEIDQRWVIDLAADRTPFICQAQSLNIFIPADIHKRDLHLLHFTAWKRGVKSMYYCRSKSLQRADKVSIKSEHSPIQLEMKLIPAGIQGDGTVSGDGSNTNYDECLACQ; translated from the coding sequence ATGTGCTCAGTTGCCGCGTTCAAGGTAGAGCCGCAAAAGTTAATCAATAAAAAAGAGTTTAAAATAACTTTAAATTCTGAGCGAGATAAAAATTTAACTGACTTCGGAAAAGCAGTATTGGTAGATCGTTACCTATTAGAAGGGGAGACTTTTCAAGATTTGTTTGCAAGAGTTGCTAAGTATTATGCTGATGACGAAGAGCATGCAAACAGGCTTTATGATTACATGAGTAAAATGTGGTTTATGCCGGCTACTCCGATTTTGAGTAACGGAGGAACTGATAGAGGTTTGCCGATCTCGTGTTTTTTAAATGAGACCGGAGATAGCTTGGATGGAATTGTTGATGTTTGGAATGAGAATGTGTGGCTGGCTTCAAGAGGCGGGGGAATCGGCACCTATTGGGGGGGGGTACGCTCTATCGGAGAAAAAGTAAGAGGCAACGGTAAAACTTCAGGAATTATTCCGTTTATAGGAGTTCAGGATAGGCTAACTCTTGCAATTTCTCAAGGCAGTTTAAGAAGAGGAAGTTCAGCTGTATATCTACCTGTATGGCATCCTGAGATTGAAGAGTTCATAGAGCTTAGAAGACCGACCGGAGGTGACCCGAACCGTAAAGCGCTCAACTTACATCATGGTATAGTTATTACCGATGACTTCATGGAAGCGGTTGAAAAGGATGATCCTTGGGAGTTAAAAAGCCCATATGATAAGTCGACGATTGCAGTCGTAAAAGCCAGAGATTTATGGATTAGAATTCTAACCGCCAGAGTAGAAACCGGAGAACCTTATTTACTGTTTATCGATCATGTGAATGATGCAAAACCTGAAGTATATGAAAAACTAGGTCTTGAAGTAAAAACTTCCAATTTATGCAGCGAGATTACTCTTGCAACCGGTAAGGATCATCTGGGCAATGAAAGAACGGCGGTATGCTGCCTTTCTTCATTAAACCTGGAAACCTATGAAGAATGGAATAACAACGAAGATTTTATTCCTGATATTATGAGGTTTTTAGATAATGTGCTGGAAGATTTTATTGATAAAGCTCCGACCAGCATGAGTAAAGCAAAATATTCCGCTTACCGAGAAAGAAGTGTAGGCTTAGGAGTGATGGGATTGCATTCGTTCCTGCAATCTAAGATGCTGCCTATGGAATCAGCTATGGCTAAAGCATGGAATTTGAAAATATTTAAGCATATCAAGCAAGAAGTGGATAAAGCTTCAAAAATGCTGGCTGAAGAAAAGGGAGCATGTCCTGATGCTTTGGAAGCAGGATTAATGGAAAGGTTCAGTCATAAAACTTCAATAGCTCCTACTGCTTCAATTTCTATTATTGCAGGTAATTCTTCTCCTGGAATTGAGCCTTATAATGCAAACACTTATACCCAAAAGACTTTAACCGGCTCATTTAATGTTAGAAATAAGCATTTAAAGAAGCTATTGCAGGAAAAGGAACACGATAATGATGATGTTTGGTCTTCAATCATGAATCACGAAGGCTCGGTTCAACATTTAGATTTTTTGAGTCAAGAAGAAAAGGATGTATTTAAAACTGCATTTGAAATTGATCAAAGGTGGGTAATTGATTTAGCTGCTGATAGAACTCCGTTTATTTGCCAGGCTCAATCGTTAAACATCTTTATCCCGGCGGATATCCATAAACGTGATTTGCATTTGCTGCATTTTACGGCTTGGAAGAGAGGGGTGAAGAGTATGTATTACTGTCGTTCCAAGTCGCTCCAAAGGGCGGATAAAGTATCAATTAAGTCCGAGCATTCTCCTATACAGCTTGAAATGAAATTGATACCGGCAGGTATTCAAGGTGACGGTACAGTGTCGGGTGATGGTAGTAATACTAATTATGATGAATGCTTAGCATGCCAGTAA
- the ybgF gene encoding tol-pal system protein YbgF — translation MKKILFLFACCLSLSLNANAVAQLSDESSALRKPKLSETDLFARVEGIEQNMVALQKQIYSEPKTSGGSNSAAVSAQFDELYQLLKTIRGDIEQLQFEYSQLNDKFIKFSSDIEYRFNELNQRKDQAKINAGEADKKLDSIDEQLTEQNVFKGSDQKALEKKAKQEQSLNKTKNNTKDDQGEILYKKAYAAIKEKDADKALKSFQEFIDNNPNHTRVSEAQFWIGEINFQAEKYNQAAIRYLKSYQQNPNGDKAPDSLVKLGESLGRLHKVKQACFTFAKFKKEFPNASTFLKKRANEQITSLGCK, via the coding sequence ATGAAAAAAATATTATTTCTGTTCGCCTGTTGTTTAAGTTTAAGTTTAAATGCTAATGCGGTTGCCCAACTATCAGATGAGTCAAGTGCGCTAAGGAAGCCAAAGCTTTCCGAGACTGATTTATTTGCAAGAGTAGAAGGTATCGAGCAAAACATGGTAGCTTTACAGAAGCAGATTTATTCCGAGCCGAAAACTTCAGGCGGTTCAAATAGTGCAGCGGTTTCTGCGCAGTTCGATGAGCTTTATCAATTGTTAAAAACGATTAGGGGTGATATAGAGCAACTCCAATTTGAATATTCACAGCTTAATGATAAATTTATAAAATTTTCCTCCGATATTGAATATAGATTTAATGAACTTAATCAACGTAAGGATCAAGCTAAAATTAATGCCGGTGAAGCTGATAAAAAACTTGATTCCATTGATGAGCAATTAACTGAACAAAATGTATTCAAAGGAAGCGATCAGAAAGCTTTGGAAAAAAAAGCTAAGCAAGAACAAAGCTTAAATAAGACTAAAAATAATACTAAAGATGATCAAGGAGAAATCCTTTACAAAAAAGCTTATGCTGCAATCAAAGAAAAAGATGCGGATAAAGCACTTAAGTCATTTCAGGAATTTATTGATAATAACCCAAATCATACAAGAGTGAGCGAAGCTCAATTTTGGATCGGAGAAATTAACTTCCAGGCTGAAAAATATAATCAAGCTGCAATAAGATATTTAAAAAGCTATCAGCAAAACCCAAATGGTGATAAAGCGCCGGATAGTTTAGTAAAGTTGGGTGAGTCTCTCGGCAGATTGCATAAAGTTAAGCAGGCTTGCTTTACATTTGCCAAATTTAAAAAAGAATTTCCTAATGCTTCAACTTTTCTTAAAAAGAGAGCTAATGAACAAATAACAAGTTTGGGTTGTAAATAA
- the leuS gene encoding leucine--tRNA ligase, with protein MSDYNPKVIEKKWQEYWNQNNSFKVSEDFSKPKYFVLEMFPYPSGRVHMGHLRNYTIGDVVARFKKSAGFNVLHPMGWDAFGLPAENAAIQNNRQPAEWTYSNIEAMKKQLLPIGFSYDWGRELATCDADYYKHEQAMFIDFYTAGLAYQKESIVNWDPVDQTVLANEQVENGRGWRSGALVERKKLKQWFLKITEYADELLDDLNKLKNWPEKVLTMQKNWIGKSEGAIVKFKVENSEQYIDIYTTRPDTLFGASYIGVAYDHPILAQVENEEVKAFIAECAHNAVSEQVLETVEKKGVFTGLYVLHPLDDSIKLPVYIANFVLMDYGAGAIFACPAHDLRDHEFALKYNLPIIPVIKPVSDQEIDYNKEPYIEEDGVMFNSAFLDGMDSNGAKRRVVEELERLKQGEGKVQYRLRDWGVSRQRYWGCPIPMIYCDDCGVVPVPKEQLPVKLPEDVSFTGKGNPLSNHPTWKHVDCPKCGKGATRETDTFDTFFESSWYFARFCSPQSEEAFDRKQVDYWLPVDQYIGGIEHAVMHLLYSRFFTKALKQCGYLNLSEPFDRLLTQGMICHETYKDGTGSWLYPEEVKKEGNKVYHSSTKEEVVLGRSEKMSKSKKNVVDPDSIVEKYGADTARFFLLSDSPPDRDLEWTDTGIEGSYKYLSKLYKMVHEINPALSSNPTHDEKALKVIHKTIRDVTDFLEHFHFNKAIAKIRELTNYLSSNSLSEATYKLGMEMAIRLLNPIAPHITEELWHMLGNENVLINIAWPEANPKFLVDDNVTIAVQLNGKMRGVMEIKLNATKEETLAQAKLLGNIGSVLEKSEIKKVIHVPNKIINIIL; from the coding sequence ATGAGTGATTATAATCCGAAAGTTATAGAGAAAAAATGGCAGGAATATTGGAATCAAAACAATTCATTTAAAGTATCCGAGGATTTTTCAAAACCTAAGTATTTTGTGCTTGAGATGTTCCCTTATCCTTCCGGGAGAGTGCATATGGGGCATTTAAGGAATTATACTATAGGTGATGTGGTCGCAAGATTTAAGAAATCCGCCGGGTTTAACGTATTGCATCCGATGGGTTGGGATGCGTTCGGTTTGCCGGCTGAGAACGCTGCAATTCAAAATAACCGGCAGCCAGCGGAATGGACATACTCGAATATAGAAGCGATGAAAAAACAACTTCTCCCGATCGGCTTTTCATATGATTGGGGAAGAGAGCTTGCAACTTGTGATGCCGATTACTACAAACATGAGCAGGCAATGTTCATAGATTTTTATACCGCAGGCCTGGCTTACCAAAAAGAATCGATAGTTAATTGGGATCCGGTCGATCAAACCGTGCTTGCGAATGAACAGGTTGAAAACGGTAGAGGATGGCGTTCGGGCGCACTTGTAGAGCGTAAGAAATTAAAGCAATGGTTTTTAAAAATTACCGAGTATGCCGATGAATTATTAGATGACTTAAATAAGCTTAAAAACTGGCCTGAAAAAGTGCTGACCATGCAGAAAAATTGGATTGGTAAATCTGAAGGTGCCATAGTTAAGTTTAAGGTAGAGAATAGTGAGCAATATATAGATATTTATACTACTCGCCCAGATACTTTATTCGGCGCTTCTTATATAGGAGTTGCTTATGATCACCCGATTCTAGCTCAGGTAGAAAACGAAGAAGTTAAGGCTTTCATCGCAGAGTGTGCCCATAATGCCGTAAGCGAACAAGTTTTAGAAACTGTCGAGAAGAAGGGGGTATTTACCGGGCTTTATGTTTTGCACCCTCTTGATGATTCAATTAAGCTTCCGGTTTATATCGCAAATTTTGTTCTTATGGATTACGGCGCGGGGGCAATTTTTGCCTGCCCTGCCCATGACCTGAGAGATCATGAATTTGCTTTAAAATATAATTTACCTATCATTCCGGTGATAAAGCCTGTGTCCGATCAGGAAATAGATTATAATAAGGAGCCATATATAGAAGAAGACGGAGTAATGTTTAACTCCGCATTTTTAGACGGGATGGATAGTAATGGCGCTAAGAGAAGGGTGGTAGAAGAATTAGAGCGCTTAAAGCAAGGTGAAGGAAAAGTTCAGTATAGGCTTAGGGATTGGGGTGTTTCCCGTCAACGTTATTGGGGTTGCCCAATTCCGATGATATACTGCGATGATTGCGGAGTAGTTCCGGTGCCTAAAGAACAGCTCCCTGTTAAGCTGCCTGAAGATGTGAGTTTTACCGGTAAAGGGAACCCTCTTTCCAATCATCCGACCTGGAAACATGTTGATTGCCCGAAATGCGGCAAAGGAGCTACCCGCGAAACCGATACTTTTGATACTTTCTTTGAATCTTCCTGGTATTTTGCAAGGTTTTGCTCCCCGCAAAGCGAAGAAGCTTTCGACAGAAAACAAGTAGATTATTGGTTGCCCGTTGATCAATATATCGGAGGCATTGAGCATGCGGTCATGCATCTTTTATATTCGCGTTTTTTCACTAAAGCGCTTAAGCAATGCGGTTATTTAAACCTTTCCGAGCCGTTTGACAGGTTGCTTACCCAAGGAATGATCTGCCATGAAACTTATAAGGACGGAACAGGCAGCTGGTTATATCCCGAAGAAGTTAAAAAAGAAGGTAATAAGGTTTATCATTCTTCGACCAAAGAAGAGGTGGTTCTCGGCCGTTCGGAAAAAATGAGTAAATCTAAGAAGAACGTTGTGGATCCGGATTCTATTGTAGAGAAGTACGGAGCCGATACCGCACGCTTCTTCTTACTATCGGATTCTCCACCTGATCGCGACTTGGAATGGACTGATACCGGGATTGAAGGCTCGTATAAATACCTTTCCAAGTTATATAAAATGGTGCATGAAATTAATCCTGCTTTATCTTCGAATCCGACTCACGATGAAAAGGCTTTAAAAGTAATTCATAAAACTATCAGAGATGTGACGGATTTCTTGGAGCACTTCCATTTTAATAAGGCGATAGCTAAAATTAGAGAACTTACTAACTATTTGAGTAGTAACTCTTTATCGGAAGCAACTTATAAGCTGGGGATGGAAATGGCGATAAGGTTATTAAACCCGATTGCGCCTCACATTACGGAAGAATTATGGCATATGCTAGGAAATGAAAATGTATTAATAAATATAGCTTGGCCTGAAGCTAATCCGAAATTTTTAGTTGATGATAATGTCACTATTGCTGTACAGTTAAATGGTAAAATGAGGGGCGTTATGGAAATAAAGTTAAATGCAACTAAAGAAGAAACGCTAGCGCAGGCTAAACTTCTGGGTAATATCGGTTCGGTTTTAGAGAAGTCAGAAATTAAGAAAGTGATCCATGTGCCTAATAAAATAATTAATATAATTTTATAA
- the mutS gene encoding DNA mismatch repair protein MutS encodes MIASSTPQSDLLSDSIKTAITPMMQQYLNVKAMHEEYLLFYRMGDFYELFFNDAVVAADILNITLTKRGRHKGEDIPMCGVPSHAYDYYLEKLIKAGFKVAICEQLETPEEAKKRGYKEVVKREVVRIITPGTIIEESLLESKQTNYLCSIAVIDKIIALAWIDITTGEFYISTTSGFSLASDLARLSPSEIILPEKLFQGERMKHVLQEYNKNISVRANNIFDYTRSENRLKQFFNLTSLEGLDNYNKAEITSAGALIEYIEHTQKSALPKINRPKKIDSKHFMLIDPATRRNLEIEKDIKGQKKNSLLSVVDKTLTSLGGRLLSTQLSAPMCDQSSINRRLDNVECFIKQSSLRTKVRELLKAFPDIERALSRIFAKRTSPRDLGIIRDGLDIALLIAETLTFSSEYLSEEIKQNLNYTGNFGNLLEKLKSALKIELPLNIKEGNFIRQGYHSKLDELRDIKTNANSNLIKLKEKYQLLSGIPTLKISHNNILGYFVEITPSNLKKMPEDLFIHRQTLGNSIRYTTEELKQLESDIKLCEERFYGLEQEIFAELINEITSYSDNIALLSQAISIIDVSSSLATLAVEMEYVRPLVDSSKNFEIIEGRHPVVEKYLKSKFIPNDCIQNEEQNLWLITGPNMAGKSTFLRQNALICILAQIGSFVPAKSAHIGIVDKLFSRIGSGDDISRGQSTFLVEMVETASILNNATANSFVILDELGRGTSTYDGLSIAWSVIENIHNEIKCRTLFATHYHELTELEQHLKYLRCYTMKVTEWEEKIIFMHEVIKGKADRSYGIHVAEIAGVPLSVIERANLILSQLELKNSGSSAPPPIPIASPSLKPKADKLELKLKAIDIDALTPREALDILYELKNMVK; translated from the coding sequence ATGATAGCTTCCTCTACCCCGCAATCGGATTTACTATCAGATTCAATAAAAACCGCAATAACTCCGATGATGCAACAGTATCTTAATGTGAAAGCAATGCATGAGGAGTACTTGTTGTTTTACAGAATGGGTGATTTTTATGAACTCTTTTTTAATGATGCAGTGGTTGCGGCAGATATTCTAAATATCACACTTACTAAGCGCGGTAGGCATAAGGGTGAAGATATTCCTATGTGCGGAGTTCCTTCCCATGCTTATGACTACTATCTTGAAAAGCTAATTAAGGCCGGTTTCAAGGTTGCTATCTGTGAACAACTGGAGACTCCGGAAGAGGCAAAAAAGCGGGGATATAAAGAAGTAGTAAAAAGGGAAGTGGTAAGGATAATTACTCCGGGAACTATAATAGAGGAATCTTTACTTGAATCCAAACAAACTAATTACCTTTGCTCGATTGCTGTAATTGATAAAATTATTGCCCTTGCTTGGATTGATATAACTACCGGGGAATTCTATATATCTACTACTAGCGGCTTTTCTCTTGCAAGTGACCTCGCCAGGCTTTCGCCAAGTGAGATAATATTACCTGAAAAGCTGTTTCAAGGCGAAAGGATGAAACATGTATTACAGGAATATAACAAAAATATCTCAGTACGAGCTAATAACATATTTGATTATACCAGAAGTGAGAATCGCCTAAAACAATTTTTTAACCTCACCTCATTAGAAGGCTTAGATAATTATAATAAAGCTGAAATAACAAGTGCAGGAGCATTAATTGAATATATAGAACATACGCAAAAAAGCGCTCTTCCTAAAATTAACCGCCCGAAGAAAATTGACTCCAAACATTTTATGCTGATTGACCCTGCTACCAGAAGAAATTTGGAAATTGAGAAGGATATTAAAGGTCAAAAGAAAAACTCCTTACTTAGCGTGGTTGATAAAACATTAACTTCTTTAGGGGGAAGGTTACTCAGCACTCAACTCTCTGCACCCATGTGTGATCAAAGCTCGATTAACCGAAGGCTTGATAATGTTGAATGTTTTATAAAGCAAAGCAGCTTAAGAACTAAAGTAAGAGAGCTTCTAAAAGCATTTCCGGATATTGAACGCGCTCTATCAAGGATATTTGCGAAACGCACAAGCCCGCGCGATTTAGGGATAATTCGTGATGGACTGGATATTGCCTTGCTTATAGCTGAAACTTTAACCTTTTCATCTGAATATTTATCTGAAGAAATAAAGCAAAACTTAAACTATACGGGTAATTTCGGCAACCTTTTAGAAAAGCTTAAAAGCGCGCTGAAAATTGAATTACCCCTTAATATTAAAGAAGGAAATTTTATTAGACAAGGCTATCATTCAAAACTGGATGAGTTAAGGGATATCAAAACCAACGCTAATTCAAATTTAATTAAACTTAAGGAGAAATACCAATTATTGAGCGGTATACCAACACTGAAAATATCACATAACAATATTTTGGGCTATTTTGTAGAAATAACTCCTTCCAACCTCAAAAAAATGCCTGAAGATTTATTTATTCATCGGCAAACTCTGGGTAATTCAATCAGGTATACCACTGAGGAATTAAAGCAACTTGAAAGCGATATCAAGCTTTGTGAAGAACGGTTTTACGGCTTAGAGCAGGAAATATTTGCCGAACTTATTAATGAGATTACTTCTTATTCGGATAATATAGCTCTTCTTTCCCAGGCAATTTCCATAATTGATGTTTCTTCCTCGCTTGCAACTCTTGCAGTTGAGATGGAATATGTGCGCCCCTTAGTTGATAGCTCAAAAAACTTTGAAATCATAGAAGGTAGACACCCTGTTGTTGAAAAATATTTAAAATCTAAATTTATTCCTAATGACTGCATTCAAAATGAAGAGCAAAATTTATGGTTGATTACCGGACCTAACATGGCAGGGAAGAGTACATTTTTAAGACAAAATGCATTGATATGCATACTCGCTCAGATCGGTAGTTTCGTGCCTGCTAAAAGCGCCCATATCGGAATTGTTGATAAGCTGTTCAGCAGGATAGGCTCAGGTGATGATATTTCGAGAGGACAATCCACATTCTTGGTTGAAATGGTGGAAACCGCTTCTATTTTAAACAATGCTACCGCCAACTCGTTTGTTATCTTGGATGAACTCGGCAGAGGTACTTCTACTTACGACGGCTTATCGATCGCCTGGTCGGTGATTGAAAACATCCATAATGAAATTAAATGCCGAACATTGTTTGCTACCCATTATCATGAACTCACCGAACTTGAACAGCATTTAAAGTACCTAAGGTGCTATACGATGAAGGTTACCGAGTGGGAAGAAAAAATAATATTCATGCATGAAGTTATAAAAGGGAAAGCTGATAGATCATATGGCATTCATGTGGCTGAAATTGCAGGCGTACCTTTATCGGTTATTGAAAGAGCAAACTTAATTTTATCTCAACTGGAGCTTAAAAATTCCGGTTCCTCGGCACCTCCTCCTATACCTATTGCTTCTCCCTCTCTGAAGCCTAAAGCTGATAAACTTGAACTGAAGCTAAAAGCAATTGATATAGATGCGCTTACTCCCAGAGAAGCACTTGATATTTTATATGAACTTAAAAACATGGTTAAATAA